The Gracilibacillus caseinilyticus genome segment CCGTAGTGGCGAAACTGCCACTGCGGAAGGTTCAAAAGCCGAACAGGCATCTGAAGAAGTTTCCACTAGTCAGTTTGATCAGATGAATCGAGCGGCAATTATGGAGGAAGTGGAAAAGAACGGTGTTACAGAAAATGAATTAGAGCCTGCATTTATCCATTCAGTAGCCAATAAAGGGGAAACGGTTGTCAAACATTTTTTTAATCAGATTGTCCATGCAACGTATGCAATTGTAGATGGTTTGTTTTCATGAGTCCAAATAGGTAATCGCATATATTTATGTTGAACATCCACGGTTTCACTGCTATAATCAATGCTAGTATTGTGGTCAAATATAGGAGTTGAATGACATTGACGAACATTAGAAATCAAAAAAATGTGCGTAATTTTTCCATTATCGCACATATTGATCACGGAAAATCTACTTTAGCTGATCGTATTCTGGAAAAAACGAAAGCTTTAACATCTCGAGAAATGAAAGAGCAATTCCTGGATGCGATGGATTTAGAGCGTGAACGTGGAATTACCATTAAATTAAATGCAGTACAGTTGAAGTATCACCGTGATGATGGAGACGATTATTTATTTCATTTGATTGATACACCAGGACACGTCGATTTTACATATGAAGTATCTCGAAGCTTAGCGGCCTGTGAAGGTGCAATTCTTGTTGTGGATGCTGCTCAGGGGATCGAGGCACAGACATTAGCGAACGTCTATCTTGCACTTGATAATGATCTTGAAATAATACCTGTTATTAATAAAGTGGACCTTCCTAGTGCAGATCCGGAGCGGGTTAAACAAGAGATTACCGATGTGATTGGTATTGACGGTGATGAAGCAATTTTGGCCAGTGCCAAATCTGGTATCGGTATTGAAGAAATTCTTGATGCGATTGTAGAAAGAATACCAGAACCACAGGGGGATCCTGAGGAACCGTTGAAAGCCCTTATTTTTGATTCGTTGTATGACCCTTATCGTGGTGTTGTCGCATATATTTGTGTGAAGGAAGGTTCAGTAAAGGTTGGCGACAAGATCAAAATGATGGCGACCGGTAAAGAATTTGAAGTGAATGAAGTCGGTGTGTTTAATCCAAAACCAATTAAATTAGATGAACTAACGGTTGGAGATGTTGGTTATTTAACGGCATCTATTAAAAATGTAGGAGATACACGCGTCGGGGATACGATTACCTTAGCTAGCAACCCTGCACCAGAGCCATTACCAGGCTACCGTAGATTAAACCCGATGGTATTCTGTGGACTATATCCAGTTGATGCAGATAAATATAATGATTTACGTGAAGCGCTCGAAAGGCTAGAGTTAAATGATTCTTCCTTGCAATATGAAGCGGAAACTTCTCAAGCTCTAGGTTTTGGTTTCCGTTGTGGTTTCCTTGGGCTGCTTCATATGGAAATTATTCAAGAACGTATTGAACGTGAATTCGGTATTGATTTGATCACGACGGCACCGAGTGTAATTTATCAGGTGATCAAGACAGATGGTGAAGAAGTATCGATCGATAATCCATCCTTTATGCCTGATAATC includes the following:
- the lepA gene encoding translation elongation factor 4, translating into MTLTNIRNQKNVRNFSIIAHIDHGKSTLADRILEKTKALTSREMKEQFLDAMDLERERGITIKLNAVQLKYHRDDGDDYLFHLIDTPGHVDFTYEVSRSLAACEGAILVVDAAQGIEAQTLANVYLALDNDLEIIPVINKVDLPSADPERVKQEITDVIGIDGDEAILASAKSGIGIEEILDAIVERIPEPQGDPEEPLKALIFDSLYDPYRGVVAYICVKEGSVKVGDKIKMMATGKEFEVNEVGVFNPKPIKLDELTVGDVGYLTASIKNVGDTRVGDTITLASNPAPEPLPGYRRLNPMVFCGLYPVDADKYNDLREALERLELNDSSLQYEAETSQALGFGFRCGFLGLLHMEIIQERIEREFGIDLITTAPSVIYQVIKTDGEEVSIDNPSFMPDNQSVQEVQEPYVSATIMVPNDFVGPVMEICQKKRGDFMDMQYLDDNRVNVVYEIPLSEIVYDFFDQLKSQTKGYASFDYEMIGYKTSNLVKMDILLNGDTIDALSFIVHRDFAFERGKQIADKLKKLIPRQQFEVPIQAAIGNKIVARTNIKAMRKNVLSKCYGGDISRKRKLLEKQKEGKKRMKMVGSVEVPQEAFMAVLKMDDE